From a single Scylla paramamosain isolate STU-SP2022 chromosome 28, ASM3559412v1, whole genome shotgun sequence genomic region:
- the LOC135115030 gene encoding serine/arginine repetitive matrix protein 2-like isoform X6, which translates to MVSTLHITLINNQPSSQWLGRSASCEETNLLGFPSTLTPTSKTTSLSTSSVLRPQAPDAGVPGLPSSTHSLVTPTPYSPSAGSRAPSWSPVRFKTKPLPDFLKKLNPESAPVGSPGTKTSWCRAAASQGPGRPGLATSTGDVQVGQVSPTLAARWPHAGKSDSSKPEISPRAGRKVLGIPVSSTAVSSVSQVAPPVVPAGRPPTPQGERRRLSGGSPSMTRKEVSPALTNDPSAKSAADPSRAPHEAPDVVDQGTKSDQPDEPQDSGRRPSLGSARKESPTGARKLMSDTAWLASSNRSATLPALRTSSAPWQQRPNRLSSASLQRFEDSVHSGGGREGVGGGVMEDGGPHTRVAPASSAHRKANSLPGYYSRGSTLHQPSFREAFNTSKSPTPPARNDGAPAAPPRGPTSPRTPRVVAVPSVPPQQQRQQQQQQQHHQQQNSRQQNHHKQKQQQPANQLQEYQKQHQQQLQQQLRQKQLQQQQQQQQLWHQHQQQQRLQESHRQNAQQQIKSQRQPKLLQQGTAPPVLQGRQPPPRQEPPPPKPVPSSPEKKNKKSILSGIFRRRKKGSSSTSSSSSDSSSSDNEEPPQRRSFLRRRSKKKEKKDPILPPPSIPPAEERLARSYGDFPDGSDLRSYRRVRVVPVGTGSLGKETQPLGIPTLATQPGQLNRLGVSASHDSLPLSLGSWTGGGSHASLGYYSGGGMGTRSSSTDTISKKERREALKARVERLRERIRDTSSDEEKASVSSHSLYGSESSLSKTGSLSRRSRAARTERFLRRKSYELETLRNETEKDRRNREAVQARIEEIQRVREFEAKRNKLNEERKSQSVPKAKPRWSAKLVYQESSEYESSVLLRTPSVSPSASPHMKAKFDGHAKDGVVLRNKPHHVTPSVAVSLPVPSVTSSRRSFQDFDAPVHNNLRGHRSASYDSNINRNSFVIQPPTVPTTSSGSTTNRSGLTPPAPPPRDRSRIMSPCDGRPMSFSFESLNQEGHRPTSSQSSMSNFTKGSSPSPSVRSVPAYLGPRSNPQPPGPQPMLIPTRRSYSELELSQQQQMEAKSGYPIPPSRPVPPGYPNSHYSYTDQPPRPQNHYYRPQQQQQPSQQVQYYTDQSPQHNKTVPISSVPASPSSDYSSYMSDNSIKLQQANTAWRQKEQEIKNKISVLPSTAPAVISDSSPSNSPKLENGVASSPGRQQQQGEGIYGKIEAKKTRPEPITLKQAESFSSLSGQSDVSSPVPRGPDSDSSQGSLARDKKKQAQNRPLSMVLEKAESGEKETPPGTPKARPQPPVRSNWQPATPVSEATKRNKFKEMIKHKLDSKTEKNLTPKEFEDMFQKEKEKLENSKSSNFEEALKELEEIYASLRLDSEDLLDGAERRDLPVQHQTLRDTSHNDKKDLLSDGDSSLHDNERIHSLSGRRSGVPDAKSDDMHFRRCQQSTRNQPDVQKALQMTGSYLLVSPAHVTPTDLDKDMPKDPMMIGEPDVVYDDVSYRNIKQANSIKIIDPQPPFGIPLGPTTQASPSDYLHVTPKENYRPKMIARKQPDTAMDDLAFRNLRKDKGTKEVNTSELDELLCEARAGSPRRRTVRSSSADRAQSLRGDPDRGLKHYTPRQVKYHLETRRVGNQKDSMTDTEVTGHSISSRHNPSWLERAHLLDPKWDVSSNNLSTSTETLTELSSARAVSQPDIRRAIIREARAPPGGPEELLGGQLHHITASSLATPTAVTLATITVPRLVKVHTVHSAPASPVILDSKPYKPLDSIFNSKPKPFYLTNKETEQKDCTQEQEQEQQQQQEKKQQQQQQQQQQQQQQQQPQQHHQQQQQQQQQQQQQQKLQQQDQVDIAKLDALISTLSKIDANDDLSDSSDTSSKSLGNIPPINFEMKELKISEPALENVPEPQTVASEPSRKNSVDYEYNSAKANIEKAIRLSMALESYNSEVLPHRCPPPASLPFPPQCFHTHALHPPSSTCLPPPLFSPPTEIPTCDSPPIRLR; encoded by the exons aTGGTGTCCACCCTGCACATCACCCTCATCAACAACCAGCCCTCGTCGCAGTGGCTGGGACGGAGCGCGTCCTGCGAGGAAACTAACTTACTTGGGTTTCCATCTACATTAACTCCAACATCCAAAACCACCTCTCTGTCCACCTCAAGCGTCCTGCGGCCCCAGGCTCCCGATGCTGGGGTCCCTGGACtaccctcctccacacacagctTGGTGACGCCCACTCCATACAGCCCCTCCGCGGGCTCCAGGGCTCCGTCATGGTCTCCTGTCAGATTCAAAACCAAACCTTTACCAGACTTTTTGAAGAAACTCAACCCGGAGTCTGCACCTGTGGGCAGCCCTGGGACAAAGACTTCGTGGTGCAGGGCAGCGGCCTCCCAAGGGCCAGGGCGGCCTGGGCTGGCCACGAGCACGGGTGACGTTCAAGTGGGTCAAGTGTCGCCGACCCTCGCGGCCCGCTGGCCACATGCAGGCAAAAGTGATTCGTCAAAGCCTGAAATTTCCCCAAGGGCGGGTCGAAAAGTATTAGGGATTCCAGTATCCTCCACCGCAGTGTCTTCCGTCAGTCAGGTGGCGCCGCCCGTCGTCCCTGCTGGACGACCGCCCACTCCTCAGGGAGAGAGGCGGCGCCTCAGTGGAGGATCGCCCTCCATGACCAGGAAAGAAGTGTCTCCTGCACTCACCAATGACCCGTCTGCCAAATCTGCCGCTGATCCATCGCGAGCCCCGCACGAGGCGCCAGACGTCGTTGACCAAGGCACCAAGTCAGATCAGCCCGACGAGCCTCAGGACAGCGGCCGCCGCCCGTCGCTGGGCAGCGCCAGGAAGGAGTCGCCTACCGGGGCCAGAAAGCTTATGAGTGACACGGCGTGGCTCGCGTCCTCCAACCGCTCGGCCACCCTGCCCGCCCTCCGGACGTCTTCCGCCCCCTGGCAGCAGCGGCCCAACCGCCTGTCCTCCGCCTCGCTGCAGCGCTTTGAGGAT AGCGTGCACAGCGGTGGCGGGCGTGAGGGCGTGGGCGGGGGTGTGATGGAGGATGGTGGACCCCACACCCGCGTCGCCCCAGCCTCCTCCGCCCATCGCAAGGCCAACTCTCTCCCTGGTTACTATTCCCGGGGGAGCACCCTCCACCAGCCATCCTTCCGTGAGGCTTTCAACACCAGCAAGAGTCCTACACCTCCAGCTCGCAACGATGGTGCTCCAGCTGCGCCACCTCGGGGACCCACTAGCCCCAGGACTCCCAGAGTCGTCGCCGTTCCCTCTGTACCTCCtcagcaacaacgacaacaacaacagcaacaacagcaccatcaacaacaaaattcaCGTCAACAAAACCACcataaacaaaaacagcaacagccaGCAAATCAGTTACAGGAGTATCAAaaacagcaccagcaacaactacaacagcaactGCGTCAAAAACAattacagcagcagcaacaacaacagcagttaTGGcaccagcatcagcagcaacagagACTGCAGGAAAGTCACCGGCAGAATGCTCAGCAGCAGATTAAATCACAACGACAGCCAAAATTACTGCAGCAGGGGACAGCACCACCAGTATTGCAAGGTCGCCAGCCTCCTCCCCGACAGGAACCACCTCCGCCCAAGCCCGTCCCTTCCTCGccagagaagaagaacaaaaaatctATTTTGAGTGGTATCTTCAGGCGTCGCAAGAAGGGTTCCAGCAGCACATCGAGCAGTAGTTCAGATAGCAGTAGTTCTGACAATGAGGAGCCCCCACAACGCCGTAGCTTTTTGCGGCGCCGcagcaagaagaaggagaagaaagatcccatccttcctcccccatcGATCCCACCAGCTGAGGAACGCCTGGCACGCTCCTACGGGGACTTCCCTGATGGTAGTGATTTACGAAGCTATCGGAGAGTGAGGGTCGTGCCTGTAGGGACGGGCAGCTTAGGAAAAGAAACGCAGCCACTCGGTATCCCCACATTAGCAACACAGCCAGGGCAACTCAACAGACTCGGTGTGTCAGCATCGCATGATTCTCTACCTCTCAGCCTAGGTTCATGGACTGGTGGTGGCTCCCATGCCTCCCTCGGTTATTACTCAGGAGGCGGTATGGGGACGAGGAGCTCGAGCACAGACACCATTAGCAAGAAGGAGCGACGTGAGGCCCTCAAGGCGCGAGTTGAGCGGCTTAGAGAAAGGATTCGCGATACTAGCTCTGATGAAGAGAAGGCATCTGTGTCCTCCCATTCACTGTATGGTAGCGAATCAAGCCTCAGCAAGACTGGCTCTCTTAGTCGACGTTCAAGAGCAGCGCGGACTGAACGCTTTTTGAGGCGCAAATCCTACGAGCTGGAAACATTGAGAAACGAAACTGAGAAAGACCGACGCAACAGGGAGGCGGTGCAGGCTCGAATTGAGGAGATCCAGCGAGTACGTGAATTCGAAGCAAAAAGAAACAAGCtgaatgaggagaggaagagtcagAGTGTACCTAAGGCCAAACCACGTTGGTCGGCCAAACTGGTGTATCAAGAGTCAAGTGAGTATGAATCGTCTGTCCTTTTACGAACGCCATCAGTGAGTCCCTCAGCAAGTCCGCACATGAAGGCCAAGTTTGATGGTCATGCAAAGGATGGTGTGGTGCTAAGGAATAAACCACATCACGTCACTCCTTCAGTAGCAGTCTCATTGCCAGTGCCATCTGTCACGTCCTCGAGGAGAAGCTTTCAGGACTTTGATGCTCCTGTACACAACAACTTGAGAGGTCATCGGAGTGCATCATATGACAGCAATATCAATAGAAATTCCTTTGTTATTCAACCCCCAACTGTGCCCACAACCAGCAGTGGATCAACGACAAACAGGTCTGGCCTCACCCCTCCTGCACCCCCACCTCGGGACAGGAGCAGAATAATGTCACCTTGTGATGGGAGACCAATGTCGTTCTCATTTGAGAGTTTGAACCAGGAGGGTCATCGACCCACCTCCAGCCAATCCAGCATGAGCAATTTTACCAAAGGATCGAGTCCCAGCCCCAGCGTGCGGTCTGTGCCTGCATATCTGGGACCACGCTCCAACCCACAACCTCCTGGACCTCAACCAATGCTAATACCCACTCGTCGCTCTTATTCTGAGCTAGAACTTTCACAGCAACAGCAGATGGAAGCTAAAAGTGGCTATCCAATCCCACCATCGAGGCCTGTACCTCCTGGGTATCCAAACTCCCATTACTCCTACACTGATCAACCCCCAAGACCACAGAACCATTATTACcgaccacaacagcaacaacagccgTCCCAGCAGGTGCAGTATTACACAGACCAGTCTCCTCAACATAACAAAACCGTGCCAATCAGCAGTGTTCCAGcctctccatcctctgactattcCTCCTACATGAGTGACAACAGCATCAAGTTACAACAGGCCAACACAGCATGGAggcaaaaggaacaagaaattaaaaacaagaTCTCCGTGTTGCCAAGCACAGCACCGGCAGTGATAAGCGACTCCTCCCCTTCCAACAGTCCCAAGCTAGAGAACGGGGTAGCCTCTTCTCCCGGGAGGCAGCAACAGCAAGGTGAAGGTATTTATGGTAAAATTGAGGCCAAAAAGACCCGTCCAGAACCTATCACCCTCAAGCAGGCCGAATCTTTCAGCTCACTCTCTGGCCAGAGTGATGTGTCCAGCCCAGTGCCACGAGGCCCAGATTCTGATTCCAGTCAAGGCAGCCTTGCACGGGACAAAAAGAAGCAGGCTCAGAACAGGCCTCTTTCCATGGTGCTTGAGAAAGCAGAGTCTGGGGAAAAGGAGACACCACCAGGTACTCCAAAAGCCCGTCCACAACCTCCTGTACGAAGCAACTGGCAGCCAGCAACCCCAGTGAGTGAGGCAACGAAGCGAAATAAGTTTAAAGAAATGATAAAGCACAAACTGGACtcaaagacagaaaagaacCTAACGCCGAAGGAGTTTGAAGACATGTtccaaaaggaaaaggagaagttgGAGAACAGTAAATCTAGCAACTTCGAGGAGGCATTGAAAGAGTTGGAAGAAATCTATGCCAGCCTCAGATTGGACAGTGAGGACCTGCTGGATGGAGCAGAGCGACGTGATCTGCCTGTGCAGCACCAAACACTGAGGGACACTTCACATAATGACAAGAAGGACCTCTTGAGTGATGGGGACTCCTCTCTCCATGACAATGAACGGATACACTCATTGTCAGGGAGAAGATCAGGTGTTCCTGACGCCAAGAGTGACGATATGCACTTCCGTAGATGTCAGCAGAGTACTCGCAATCAGCCGGACGTTCAGAAGGCGCTGCAGATGACTGGCAGCTACCTCCTTGTGTCTCCTGCCCATGTAACCCCCACAGATCTTGACAAAGACATGCCTAAAGACCCAATGATGATTGGGGAACCAGACGTGGTGTACGATGATGTGTCTTACAGGAACATCAAACAGGCAAACTCCATAAAAATCATTGACCCACAGCCTCCATTCGGCATTCCTCTGGGACCCACCACTCAAGCTTCCCCTAGTGATTACCTTCACGTGACACCAAAAGAGAACTACCGGCCCAAGATGATCGCCAGGAAACAACCAGACACCGCCATGGATGACCTGGCCTTCAGGAATCTAAGGAAGGATAAGGGCACTAAAGAAGTCAATACCTCCGAGCTAGATGAGTTGTTATGTGAGGCCCGAGCAGGCTCTCCTCGGCGCAGGACAGTGCGCTCCTCCTCAGCTGATAGGGCACAGTCCTTGCGTGGTGACCCTGACCGTGGGCTGAAGCATTACACTCCCCGCCAAGTGAAGTATCACCTGGAGACACGGCGTGTTGGCAACCAAAAGGACAGCATGACAGACACTGAGGTCACAGGTCACTCGATCAGTTCACGACATAACCCAAGTTGGCTTGAAAGGGCCCACCTGTTAGACCCCAAATGGGATGTGAGCAGCAACAACCTCAGCACGAGCACCGAGACCCTGACGGAGCTGTCTTCTGCACGAGCAGTCTCTCAGCCAGACATTCGTCGGGCCATCATCCGTGAGGCTCGGGCACCACCAGGAGGCCCTGAGGAGCTGCTTGGCGGACAGCTGCATCACATCACCGCCTCCTCTTTGGCCACTCCAACTGCAGTCACTCTGGCAACCATCACTGTGCCTCGCCTGGTCAAAGTGCATACCGTCCACAGTGCCCCAGCATCACCCGTCATCCTGGACAGCAAGCCTTACAAGCCACTGGATTCCATCTTCAACAGCAAACCTAAGCCTTTCTACTTAACCAACAAAGAGACAGAGCAGAAGGACTGTACacaagaacaggaacaggaacagcaacaacagcaggagaaaaagcagcagcagcagcagcagcagcagcaacagcagcagcagcagcagcaaccacaacaacatcatcaacaacaacaacaacaacaacaacaacaacaacaacaacaaaagctacAGCAGCAAGACCAAGTGGACATTGCCAAGTTGGACGCACTCATCTCCACACTCTCCAAAATTGATGCGAATGATGACCTGTCTGACTCATCTGACACATCCTCCAAGAGTCTAGGTAACATTCCGCCCATAAACTTTGAAATGAAAGAACTGAAAATATCTGAACCCGCCCTTGAAAACGTGCCTGAGCCCCAAACTGTCGCGTCGGAACCCTCTCGAAAAAATAGTGTAGATTATGAATACAACAGTGCCAAAGCCAATATTGAGAAGGCCATCAGGTTGTCCATGGCGCTGGAGTCTTATAACAGTGAAG TGCTTCCACACCGATGTCCTCCACCTGCATCCCTGCCCTTCCCACCTCAGTGCTTCCACACCCACGCCCTCCACCCGCCGTCCTCCACctgccttcctccacctctcttctcACCGCCCACCGAGATCCCGACATGTGATTCGCCGCCCATAAGACTCAGGTGA